The window CTCCATCTCATCAAGTAAAGTAGACCCTGTTAGTGATCTACAGCTCCTGCTTCTACCAATTActctacaacttgatgggttgcgtgTTGAAGACCCTAGATCTTTAGTGATAAAAGGCCTTCTGATGTTCTCCAAATGTTGCTCCAAGGTAATAGGAGGTTCACCAAGACGCCTTGAATTCACTGAAGCTGTTGAATCATTACCACGCATGCTAGAATTCCTATTTGAAGCTTGTGGGCTGGTACTTTCTCCAGCTGACAAAGACAAACGTTCATTTCCTCCCGTTTCATTTGGCTCAATACATCGCACTTCCTTGTAATGATCTGAATCATCATGAGAGATCTGAGAACTGTCATCTCTGCTAGCGCTTGGGGGCATTCCAGCAGAAGGAGGACTTCTGATTGAACGCTTTCCTGAGACCTAAACATACAAAGAAAACAAATCAGTGTTGGAGTAACAAGGCCAAAAGGTAATAACTAGAAGTCACACAAGTAAAAATACCTGGTGCTTTGGGTCACGATCACCAACAACTTGCAGCAAATCCTGCAACCTGGACTGAGCCAAATCACGTTGCGACTTCAgttcttttatttctttctccatctGCGGAAGACATGCAATGTCATGAATGGATAGAAAGAAAAATGAGTTTATCTGTGTGTATTCCAAGGGAAATACAGAGGTAAGCAATATCAATCTCCATTATTCAGGAACGAAAGAAAACAGACTAGAGTTTTCCATGCACTGTACCTTTCTGATTTGGTTGTCCTTTTCCTTCACCTGTGCTTCCAGACTAGAGTTTGAAACTGGCTGCCGCAACTCACTCTCCAGTCTAGCAACTTCCTTCTGCAAATGCTTAACTAGTGTTTTATCGGACATGACCACATTAACCTGGGCATTTGTAACTACATCCTTTGCACAACTCCCGAAAAAGAGTGTATTCCTTGATTGCTCAATGTGACTTGTTGCAGGGCTGAGTGTACAAATAATTGCAGTTCTTGCATTGCCTCCCAAAGAAGGTTGTAATATGCGTGTAAGCTTGGAGTCTCTATACGGTACGTGTGCATTACTCCCCATGCTGAATAATGAAAGAAAGCTTGAAATGTCAGCAACTAACAATCCCATGACTACACAAGTAATTACTCCTATAATGTGAAGAATCAAAGCAAAGTAAAAATGTGAGCTGAATTTGCAACCTTAGCTTCCTAATGACAGTGCCAAGGGAAAGCAAACTTTTATTGATGTGGCAACCTTCTTTCAGCCTTGTGCCAGCTGACATAGCCTGAGATGCACGCTCACTTCCTGCCAAATCAACAAAGTTCTGCATGGGAAATATAATTGCCGCTTACACTCTTTCTCCAGATTGTATAAACTTAACAAACTGTGGCGTCTTTCTTACCACACTAGCCACAAGGGTAGTTGACTTGTCCTTTCCTAAGAATTCACGAGCAGAACTTTCAACAGTCTGAATTGGTAGATGAACATTAAACGGTCAGCAAACATGCACACATCTATGACGAATGGGACACATATACATCAAAGTATTTCGTAAATATAATCAAGTTAAGGACAAACCAATTTAAGTATTTGATGTGATCTGGAGCTTTTTTCATTTAAGAAGGTCTCCCCCGTTCTCCTTTGAGCTATTACAATCACGTAAAGCACAAATGAGAACATACAATAACCATTAGTTACACAATATGCAAGCTGCTATTAGTAAGCAATATTGAACCTTCGCAAACGGAAATAAGCCCCTTGAGGTGGTTCCAGTCCCTTAATATAACCTCCGTAAGATTCTCCACGTAGGTGCCTTTCTGTAGAATAAACATCACTAAACCGGTTAGCAAACATGAGCATAACATACTCAAGGTTAACAATGCTGAAAAAGAACATATTATTACCTCTGCATCATCCCAAAGTCTAAGAGGAGTATTTTCTGCACTCAGAAGATCCCTAACAACTTCATTATATATTTCAATTGCTGAGAACTTCAACACGAATGCTCTCTCCTCATGCTGAAAAGGAAACACTGGTTTGAGGACTTTGTAACAACCGAGACCAAAACTTGGCCATGGAAGCTATGGTTGGCTGGGAGTTGATCACCTTGTTAATATAATCATATATATCTGCTACTGTGCATTCTGTCACTCCAGTCATAGTGTATGTCTTTCCACTACTTGTTTGCCCGTACGCAAAAACACTTGCTGAGAGAGAAG is drawn from Triticum dicoccoides isolate Atlit2015 ecotype Zavitan chromosome 6B, WEW_v2.0, whole genome shotgun sequence and contains these coding sequences:
- the LOC119320345 gene encoding kinesin-like protein KIN-7C, whose translation is MGAIGGNESVQWDKMNGAEVVNGGGSGAGSLDRIQVLVRVRPLSDKEIARGEPAEWECINDTTIMFRSTFPDRPTAPTAYTFDRVFHSECSTKEVYQEGVKEVALSVVGGINSSVFAYGQTSSGKTYTMTGVTECTVADIYDYINKHEERAFVLKFSAIEIYNEVVRDLLSAENTPLRLWDDAEKGTYVENLTEVILRDWNHLKGLISVCEAQRRTGETFLNEKSSRSHQILKLTVESSAREFLGKDKSTTLVASVNFVDLAGSERASQAMSAGTRLKEGCHINKSLLSLGTVIRKLSMGSNAHVPYRDSKLTRILQPSLGGNARTAIICTLSPATSHIEQSRNTLFFGSCAKDVVTNAQVNVVMSDKTLVKHLQKEVARLESELRQPVSNSSLEAQVKEKDNQIRKMEKEIKELKSQRDLAQSRLQDLLQVVGDRDPKHQVSGKRSIRSPPSAGMPPSASRDDSSQISHDDSDHYKEVRCIEPNETGGNERLSLSAGESTSPQASNRNSSMRGNDSTASVNSRRLGEPPITLEQHLENIRRPFITKDLGSSTRNPSSCRVIGRSRSCRSLTGSTLLDEMEMEDCTPVNRSLVIFPGRPEEYQRRGSALNYDAGSETLSRAGSEISTSKGASKTGDAEFTGIGEFVAELKEMAQVHYQKQLGDQSGNGKSIGLDPIMDGLQSPSRWPLEFEKKQQEIIELWHACSISLVHRTYFFLLFKGESADSIYMEVELRRLSFLRDTYSRGSTPSNVTVGSLSSSPVASAKKLQREREMLARQMQKRLSLEERNHMYTKWSVSLDSKKRKLQVARRLWTESRDLEHVRESASLVAKLIGLQEPGQVLREMFGLSFAPQQPPARRSSNGWRYGIPSFG